TGCCGTCGGCGGTCGCGTGGGTCGTCGTGGTGGTCCTCGCGGTGGCGACGACGGCCGGGCTGGCGGCCCGCTACCTGGCCGACGACGGGTCGCCGTACCCGCTGCTGACCCGCGAGGTCGGCGACCACCCGGTGCTCGCCGCGCTGTTCCTGGTGCTGTCGCTGGCGGCGTACGCCGTGGTGTTCCTGGGCCTGCGGACACTGCTGTCCCGGGACCGGTCGGAGCCGGGGACCGACCCGGCGCCCGGGGTGCCGGCGCGCCTGGCCCGGCTGGTCGGCCTGGTCGAATGGACCTACGCGCGATGGTGGCGGGTGTCGCTGGTGCTCGCGGTGCTGTGGCTGCCGTGGTTCCTCAGCTCGTTCCCCGGCCAGCCGAGTCCCGACCCGTCCAACATGTTCACCGAGTTCGTGTCGCGTCGCTCCGACTTCGCCGGGAGCTCGCCGTTCGCCGACGGCAGCGGCACGATCCCCTACGTCGACTACCCCACGTCGTCCTACCTGGTCACCGACGGCGACAGCCTATGGTCCAACCACCACCCGTTCTTCCTGATGCTGGCCTACGGCTCGGTGAGCTCGGCGAGCATCGCCGTCTTCGACAGCCTGGTGCCGGCGCTGCTGGTGATGTCGGCGGCCTCGGCCCTGCTGACCCTGGTGGCCTTCGGGCGGGCGCTGGCGATCCTCGGCACGCTGGTGCCGGGCTGGCGGCCCCGCACCGCCGCCCTGGCCGTGCTCGCGCTGAGCCCGCTGATCGCGCTCTGGAGCCTGGCCGAGCACAAGAACCAGCTGTTCTGCGCAGCGTTCGTGTGGTGGCTGGCGCTGCTCGCGCGGCTGCTGCACTCCGACGGGGCGGTGCGGGCGCTCGGGCGACGCTGGTACGTCGAGACGTTCGTCGTCTCGCTCCTGATGGCCGTCACGGTGCAGTTCGGGTGGATCCTGCTGGTCGCGCAGGCCGTGGTCATGGCGTTCCGCAGGCGGGAGCGGGTCGCGGTGCTCGTCGCGGTCGGCCTGCCCGCGGTGCTCGTGCACGGCGCGATCATGGCGCTGACGTCGGCCGGTGCGCTGATCCCCTCGGACCCGATCGAGACCAAGGGGGTGCAGCTGCAGGTCCTCGCGCTGATGCTCAACGAGCACCCCGACGCGCTCACCGCCGACCAGCGCGAGGACCTGTCGCGGATCTTCGACCTCGACGCGTTCGTGGCCAGCTTCGACCCCTCGACGTCGGACCCGCTGAAGTCGACCGGGCCGCTGTCGCGCAAGACGTCGAGCTTCCGCTACGAGACGGTGCAGCCCGAGGACTGGGACACGTTCGACGCGATCGTGCTCGACGTCGCGTCGCGCTATCCCGGGGCCTTCGTCGACGGCCTGTTCCTGAAGTCCTACCGCTACCTCGACCCCTTCGACGAGGGCACCGACTGGTACCCGCCCTGGTCCCCGGCGTACGACCGCACGATCGACGGCCACCGGGTCGCGCCGTTGGAGGTCAACCAGACCGCGCGCGCCTGGACCCGCGACCGGGCCTTCGACTGCTACCAGGTGTCGGCGTGCCGGCCGGTGCTGTCGCACGGCGTCCGCACGATCGTCGTGGTGCTGCTGCTGGTCGCGGCGATCGCCGCCCGCCGTCGCTTCGCCTGGCTGTGGGCGTTGCCGTTCGCGCTGCAGCTGGCGATCGCCGGGGTCTCCCCGCTGAGCGCGGGCGGGCGCTACGTGCTGGCCTTCACCTACGGGTTGGCGATCGTGCTGCTGCTGCTCGCGGTCGAGGACCGGCCATCGCCGGAGCCGGCGCTCGAGCCGAACACCCAGCGGTAGCCGAGGAAGTTCGACACCATCCCCACCCCCATCGCGACGACCTTGGCTCCGGGTTTGACGACCTCGTCGGGCAGGTCGGGGACGACGCCGTGGGCCGCGGCGATCACGCCGAGGATGACCAGTGACTGCAGCACCAGTCCCGAGAAGAGCGTCACCGAGACGAACCCGACGGCAGCCTTGATCCCGGCCGACTCGGCACGGAACACCCACGCCCGGTTGACGAAGAAGCTCACCGTCATCACCGCGACGGTCGAGATCACGTTGGCCGGCACGGCGGGGACGTCGAGCACGACCGCCATCAGCGAGAACAGCAGCAGGTCGAGCGCGGTGTTGGCCAGCCCCACCACGAGGTAGCGGTGGGCGCTGTTGTCGAGCAGGGCCACCTCAGCTGCGCGCGTGGGTCGCGGGCCGCTCCGCCGACATGGCGGGCAGCTGGAGGTAGAACAGCCGACGGGTCTCGCGGGTGCCGCGCAGGACGGCGTTCATCACCATGCCGACGCCGACGAGCAGCGCCGCGAGCACCATCAACGAGGACGCCAGGAACGCCGTGGGGAACCGCTCGACGAGCCCGGTGTCGACGAAGTCGAGGATCACCGGCACCCCGAGGATCAGGCTGACCACGGCGCTGAGGAGTCCGGCGTAACCCATCACCAGCAGGGGACGCTCGTGCAGCAGCAGGTGGCCCAGGAGCCCCAGGATCTTGAAGCCGTCGCGGAACGTGCGCAGCTTGGACTCCGAGCCCTCGGGTCGGTCCTTGAACGCGATCGGCACCTCGGCCTGCGGCACCCGGAGGTTGGCGGCGTGGATCGTCAGCTCGGTCTCGATCTCGAACTCCTCGGAGTTGGCCGGGAACGACTTGACGTAGCGCCGCGAGAACGCGCGGTAGCCGGACAGCATGTCGCTGACCTGCTCGCCGAACATCAGGGTGGTGACCTTGTTGAACGCCGCGTTGCCCATCGCGTGGCCGGGTCGGTAGCTGCCGTCGTCGACGTTGCTGTCGACGCGTACGCCGACCACGTGGTCGAGCGGGCCGCTCACCAGCGTCTCGATGAGGCGGGGCGCGGCCGCAGCGTCGTAGGTGTCGTCGCCGTCGATCATCAGGTAGACGTCGGCCTCGATGTCGGCGAAGGCCCGGCGTACGACGTTGCCCTTGCCCTTGCGGCTCTCGAAGCGGACGATCGCGCCTGCCTCCGCGGCGACCTGACTGGTCCTGTCGGAGGAGTTGTTGTCGTAGACGTAGATCTCGGCGTGGGGCACCGCGGCGCGCAGGTCGGCGACGACCGTGCCGATCGTGAGCTCCTCGTTGTAGCAGGGCACGATCACCGCGACGCGGAACTCATCGAGTGTCATAGCCCAGGACTGTAACGAGGGCGGTGGGTCGGCTCCGATTCCGCGCAGGCCCGGAACGCGGGCTCAGAGGCCGTAGCCGTAGGCGTCGACGGCCACAGGACGGGCGGTGGTGGCTCGCACCGTCAGGGCGCGCCCCGTCGTACGGACCGCCACGACGCGGACGCCGGAGCGGGCCGACGTGGTACGGACGCTCATCAGCCGACGACTGCCGGCGAAGACGGCGGCGTTGCCGAGATTGGGCCCGGTCCGCAGCCAGAGGTACGTCGTCTTGCCGCGGCCCGCGGGTACGGCGACACCGGGCCGGGTGCCGCGAACCACCGTGGCCGACCCTCCCAGGTAGGAGGCCGCGCGGGCCCGGGTCGCCGACCCGGTCACGCGCAGCGCCGTGTCGTCGCGCGGGGCGAGGGAGCACGCGGCGCCGGCGGTGGTGCTGTTGCCGGTGCGGTCGGCCGCGACCGTGCGGAAGCACCACTCGTCGCCCGGAGCGGTCGCGACGCTCACCGCGCCGTCCGAGGAGCCGGAGAGCGTGGACCACGTCCTCACGACCTTCCCGTCCCTGGTCCGTCGGGCATCCACCCTGATCGTGACGGCGCCACCGTCGACCGAGTCGGTCGCCGTCGCGGCGTAGTCCAGGCGGCCCGGACGGACCGTGGCGACGTACGTCGGCAGGCGACGGGTCGTCTTGATCACCGGTGGCTGCCGATCGGCCAGGCCGCTGCTGTGAGCGATCCGGATCTGCCCGGCCGGGTCGACGTAGATCGGGTCGCCGTCACCGGTCGCGTCGACGGCGAGGTCGAACGTCTCGGACGAGAGCGGGCCGTAGACGCGCTCGAGGTGACGGGCGTCGAGCGTGGTCACGACGACGGCGTAGCGGCGGTCGGACGGCGCACTGCCCTCACCCACGAGGGAGAGGACGTGATCGGCGCCCAGCAGCGACCCGAGTCCCGGCAGGCGGTGGGGAGCCAGCACGCCGTGGCGGTCGGTCACGTAGTGCTCGGTGCCGGCGCACTTTTCGAGCTGCCAGCGGCCACGGACGTCGTCGACCTTGGGCACGGCTCCGTCGGCGCAGGTCGCGATGGGCGCGCTCGGCGGGTCGGGCGGGAGCACGGGCGGGGGCGTGGACGCGTCGACGGGGGTCCAGCGGCGCCGGAGGGCTCCGAGGTCGAGCTCGGCCTCGCCCGCGCTGCCGCCGTTCTCGCCGAAGGCCGCCCGCACGATATTGCCGGCGCGCGTGATCCCGCGGGCCGCGAGCAGGCTGGGGGTCGGGCCGCCGAGCGTGCGCACCCCGTCGGCGGCGACTGCGACCAGGTCTCCCTCCGGAGCCGGACCCACCGAGACGACCAGCTCGTCACCGGCCTGGACCGTCGGGACCCCGACGATGGGAGCGTCACCGCTGGAGAATCCGGCTCCCGCGTCGGGGACCAGGACGGGGCCGGCCCGCCCGGTGACGGGGTCGATCTCGGAGATCCACCGGGCACCGTCGGGACCCAGCAGACCGAGCAGGCGGTCGCCGGCGAGTCCGCCGGCGCTCGGCACCAGGTCGCTCGGCACGTCGGTGCGGCCCGCGTCGTGGGCCGGGTCGGTCCAGCGCACGAGGCCCTCGGCGTGACGACCCCAGAGCACCGGGTCGGACCCGCCCCGCGCCGCCAGCACCCGGATCCGCTCGGAACCGTGCTCGACCTCGGTCACCAGCCCGGTGCCGGGCGTGACGACGACCGGGTCGCTTCCGTCGTCGGAGCTGAGGACGGCCAGGTCGGAGTCACCGAGGACCTGGCGGGTCTGCACGTGGTCGTCCAGTGACGCGGAGAGTGCGACAGGAGGACGTCCGTCGAACCAGAAGACCTGGTCTGCCGTCATGACCCACTCGTCGTCGACGGCGACGACGTCGACCAGGTCGTCGATGGACCCCGCCGGGTCGCCGGTGCGGGCCTCCTCGCGGGTCACGTCCACCTCGTTGTCGGAGGACGCACGGCTCGTCAGCACGTAGCCGTCGGCGTACCGCACCGTGAACGATCCGGCCTGCTCGAACTGCCGGACGGGGATGCCGTCGAAACGCGTCGCGAGGGTGAGCCCGAGCTCGCCGGTGGTCGGGTCGAGGTGTCCGGTGTTGTAGAGCACGTAGCTCTCGTCGGCTCCCAGGAACCGCGCACCGTTGGGCAGTCGCGGTCGACCGGGCAGCAGCGAACCGGGAACAGGAGCATCGAGGTCGATGTCGGAGGCGGAGGTGGACGCCGTCGGCGCGAGGTCGGAGAAGGCAGGCGCAACCGGCATCGAGAGCGACGACACGAGCGTCCCGAGAACGACTGCGGCCACGGGAAGCGGGCGCATGCGAGGACTCTAGGTCATCCGACGACGTCATGATCGCGGTTCGTCGTCATCGCTGGGGGGCCTTGATCACCGGGCACCCAGCGGAGCCGGTGGGGTCGGTCGAGAGCGACGCCACTCGCGCTCGAGCAGCCCGTAGACCCACGAGTCCGACACCACGCCGTCGACGACGCAGTCCTCGCGCAGCGTGCCCTCGAGCACGAACCCGAGCTTCTCCAGCACGCGGGCCGACGGCACGTTGCGGGTGTCGGCCTCGGCCTGGACCCGGTTGAGGTCGAGCGTCGCGTAGGCCCAGGTGAGCAGGGCTCGCGCGGCCTCGGTCGCGTAGCCGTGACCCCACGCCGCCTCGGTGAGGCAGTAGGTCAGCGAGGCGCTGCGGAAGGCCGGGTTCCAGCCGGAGATGCCGCACCAGCCCAGGAAGGCTCCGTCGGCCCCGCGCTCGACGACCAGCCGCGCCCCGCTGCCGTCGACGGCCAGCTGACGGCTGGTGGCGAGGAACCGGTCGGTCCGGGCGGAATCGGTCCAGGGTGGTGAGTCCCAGTAACGGAGCACGACGGCGTTGCTCTGCAGCGCGAAGAGCGCGTCAGCATCGGTGTCCTCGAACGGCCGGAGCCGGAGGCGGTCGGTGGTGAGCGTCGGGGTGGTCAGGGACACGCTCGCGATCGTGCCTCATCGGCCGCCGTCCGGCCCGTCCGCCGTGGTGACTAGATCGTGAGGAGCAGCGGGTCCCACCCGTTGTCGATGGTGCCGACGGGCCAGAGCCGGAGGGCGAGCCGCCCGTCGGCGTCCGGCGTACCGGTGAGAGGGCCGGCCACCTGACGTCCGACGTTGCGGTCCGTGACCGTCAGGGTCACCTCGCGGCCCGGGGCCCAGCCGGTCAGGATGGCCGTTCGCTTGTCCTCCGACAGGGTGATGGCAGGGTCGTAGCCCGCGACGCCGGTGACGACCACCTCGACGAAGTAGGTGCCTTCGCTCCGCCACTTCGCGTCGGTGACCTCGACGCGGTAGACGCCTTCGGCGAGTTCTCTGCGCCCTCGGGATAGGGCTCCGTGGCGGGAACGAGGGTCACGTGGATGTCGCCGTCCGGGTTGAGGACCTCACCCGTGATCGGCTGGCCCGGGGCCACGACGCGGTGGTCGCCCGTGGCTCCGAGAGCGGTGTCGCCGAAGGAGGTGAGACAGCTCGCGAGGGCGACCAAGCAGATGATCACGGCCATGGAGGAGGTCACGTCACGAGGAATCGCAGCACGGGCCGCACGATAGGTACGACATCGGTCAACGGGATGAGCCCGACTACTCAGTCCGGCTCCGGCTGAGCGGCCGGCAGCGCACTCGGTGCGGTCGCCTCCCGTTGTCGGTCGACGACGGACGTGCCGGCGTGGTCGCGCAGGTAGTGGAACCCGTGGGGGTCGGTCCACAGGAAGAGTCGGGTGTCGAGGCGCCGGTAGGTCCAGGCGGTGTGGGTTTTCAGTCGGTGGTGATGTCGGCACAGGGGGGCGAGGTTGTGCGAGCAGGTCGCCCCGCCTTGGCCGGGTTCGGTCGACCAGGCGTCGATGTGGTCGCAGTCGCAGCGTCGCGAGGGGCGGGTGCACCAGGGGAACACACAGGTGGGATGCAGGAGCTGGGTCTGCTCACGTAGCCGGGTGGGGATGGCGTAGGACTCGGTGTGGAGGTCCTCGGCGAGGTCGAGGACGGGCTTGACCACGACGTGGGTGTCGGTGCGGGCCAGCCAGTCGCGGACCTGCTGGGCGAGCATGGCGTGGCGGGTGGTGTCGTTGAGGGCGACGGGGTCCAGGCCGAGCAGTCCGAGGTCGGTCAGGTGGAGGAAGAGCACGGCCTGCTTGGACGGTGTGGGCGCCTCGGCACCGTTGAGCAGGGCGAGGGCTTGGGCGGGGTCGGCCAGGACACCTAGGGCGCGGGCGCGGCGTACGTCGAGGTCGGTGTCGTCGCCGGCGGCCTTGAGGGCTGCAGCGACGTGGGTGAGGGTCTGGTGGAGGTCGTGGAGGTCCTTCCAGTCCCCGCGGGCGAACAGCTCGGCGGTGCCGTCGGGTTGGGCGTCACTGTGGAAGCGGACCTCGTGGGACTCGGTGGCGCAGGCTTGGTCGGCTTCGCGGGCCTCGGCGTGCAGCAGCATCATCGCCTGGTCCACCACGTGGTCGAGAGTGACGGTGCCGATGGTGCCGACCACGGGGGCGATCTGGTCATCGACGTAGGCCACCACGTCGGCCGGTGCGGCCAGGACGGCATCGGCGACCCGACGGGCCCGCCAGGCGGGGACCTCACCACCGGTGACACGCGCCCAGGTCCTGGGCAGACGGTGGTGCAGGATCAACGCGTCACGGATCAGGCGTTTGCCCGAGGCGGTGGACATCTTGTTGGCCGCAGCGAACGCCGCGGGGGCATCCCAGGCCACCGGCGGGATGCCGCACCACTCCACCAGATCCTCGCTGGCGGGGTCGGCGGGGTCCAACGCCATCGCGGTCCCGTCGACCTCGGCGTAGGGCACCCCGGTCGCGGTGGTGATCTGCCACCCCTCACCACCCTCGAGGACGGGGTGGGCGTGAGCCCACTCCACGGCCAGCTCCATGATCCGGGCTTCGGCGGCCTCGGCCGCAGCGCGGGCACGGCGGACCTCGTCGAGCAGCAACGCCGGGGTCACGGCGGTGTCGGCGAGGGCGGCGGGCATGCCCCTAGGATACTAGAACACATGTTCGAATGAAAGCCCTGACGGCATCCTGTGCACAGACTCGGACGAGCTCCTCAAGGCTGGCCGCTGGGGCCGAAGCTCGACCTCCGGGCGGAGGAGAGATGAGTCCGTGCGGCCGCCCCGGTCGACACGCGCATGACTGCGACCTACACCTTCGACATCTTCTCCAGCATCGACGGCTTCGCCTCCTACGACGCCCCGGGCGACTGGGGCGGCTACTGGGGCAAGCAGGGCCCGGAGCTGCTCGCCCATCGGCTCGCGGCGTACGACGGCGAGCAGCGGATGGTCTTCGGCGCCCACACCTACCGCGCGTTCGCGCGGATGCTGGCAGCGAGCAGCGAGGGCGACGACGTGCGCGACCCGTGGGTGGACCGGATGCGGAGCCTGCCGACGTACGTCGTCTCCTCGACCCTGGCGGACCCCCTCGACTGGCCGGACGCGACCGTCGTCAGCGGGGACCCGGTCGAGACCGTGGCGAGGCTCAAGGCAGAGTCCGACGTGCCGTTGCGGTCGCACGGCAGCCTGACCCTCAACCGCGCGTTGCTGGCCGCCGGACTGGTCGACCGCGTGCAGCTGACGCTGTTCCCGGTGATCTCGGGCCAGACGGGGGCCGAGCCGATCTTCGCCGGCGCGGGAGACTTCGACCTGGAGCTGCTCGAGAGCCACGCCCTGGACTCCGACACCCTCGAGCTCGTCTACCGGCCGAGCCTGCGCACGTGGGACACCCCCTAGCCACGCGTGCCGCGGGCTCAGCCCACGTGCCAGTAGCGGCGGACGAGGTCGGAGCGCGCCTCCTCGTCCTTGGCCACCTTCTTCATCAGCTTGGCCCCGCCCGCGGCGCGCAGCTCCTCGAGCACCTGGTCGACGAGCGAGGCCGGGAAGACCCCGTCGGCCTCGAAGACCTTCCGCTGCTTCTCCAGCTCGTCGGCCGACTCCTCGCACGACGTCGGCAGCTGCTCGAAGCGGCGGTGGGCGTCGGTGCCGAGGCGCTCGGCCTTCTCGAGCGCGTCGGGGTCGGCCAGGCCGACACGGGCCGCGACGGCCATCCCGGCGAGGAGCAGGTGGACGTCGGCCGACCCGTCGCCCAGACGCAGCTCGATCGTCTGCGGGTGTACGGCGGGCTCGTGGCTCGGCACGTCGCTCTCGGGGGTGCCGGGGTTGGCATGGGCGATCATGTCGGGCAGCACGTCACCGGTCCAGGCGAGCGGCACGCGGACCAGGCCGGTGCGGTCGGTCTCGCCCCAGCTGATCCCCTCCGGCGACTCGTCGCCGTCGGTGAACCGCAGGTAGGACGTCGGGACCGTGTTGCCGAAGGCCGTCAGGGCCTTGGCATGGGTCAGGTAGCCGGCGATCAGCCGGCGGCCGGTGTCGTTGAGGCCGTCGTCGACGATCGCGCTGGCGTCGTCGCGCACCAGCCGGCTGTGCACGTGCAGCCCGCTGCCGGCCCCGTCGGGGCTCACCGACGGGGCGAAGGTCACCTCGAGGCCGTGGGAGGCGGCGACCTCGCGCACGACCCACTTGGCGAGCACGAGCGCGTCCGCGGCCTGCTCCACCGGCACGGGCCAGAGCTCGATCTCGTGCTGCACCAGCTGCCGGTGCTCCTCGAGGATGTTGCCGACCTCGCCGTGCGCGTACTTCAGGCGGACGCCCATGGAGGAGAGGTGACCGAGGACCTGCTCGCGGACCCGCTGCCCCTTGGAGAACGGCGCCGACTCCTGGTAGCCGCGCTCCTCCTCGACGGGGAAGACCCGGTCGGGCTCGCCGACCAGGTAGTACTCCAGCTCGCCGAACGCCTCGAGCACGAGACCGGTCTCCCGCACGAGCGCGTCGGCGGCGCGGCGTACGACCTGCTCGCGGGCGTAGGACAGCGGCTGGCCGTCCTGGTCGTAGAACGAGCAGAGCACGTCGAGCGACCTGCGCTCGCCGAACGGGTTGAGGAACGCCGTGCGGTGCCGCGGGACGATGTAGACGTCGCTCGCCTCGGTGGCGGCCCCCGGGAAGATGCTGGAGCCGTCGACCCGCTCGCCCCGGGCCAGGACCCCGACCAGGTGCTCGCGCGAGGTGATCGGGAACGCGATCGTCTTGAGCCGACCGTCGCCGCCGACGTAGCGCAGGTTGACCTGCTCGAGCCCCAGCTCCTCGACCGCGCGGACGAGGTCGTCGACCGTGAACGTGTGCGCCGGCTTGTCGAGCAGGCGGACGAGCGGGTGGGGTTCGAGGACGTCGGTAGCCATGCCCAGTTGTAGCAGGGCCTCACCAACCCGGGTCTTGTGGACTCAGCGCCCGCGTCGCCACACGACCAGCGCCTGGCTGGCGGTGGGGTCGCGCAGGGCGGGCAGTCGTGAGGGCGGCCCCTCGGCGGCCCGGGCCGTCATGGCTTGACGCAACGCGTCGCGCGTGGCGGCGAGCTCGTGCTGCAGCTCGTCGTTGCGGGCCCGGAGGGCCAGGACCTGGTGCTCGAGCTCGAGGATGCGGCGGACGCCCTCGATGCCGATGCCGGAGGAGGTGAGCTCGGCGATCGAGCGCAGCAGCTCGAGGTCGTGGTGGCTGTAGCGACGACCGCCCCCGCCGGTGCGGCCCGGGGTGATCAGGCCCATCCGCTCGTAGGTGCGCAGGGTCTGCGGGTGCAGCCCGGTCAGCTGGGCGGCGACGCTGATGACGTAGATCGGCGCGTCGGGGGGCGGCGTCGTCGGGTTGTTCACCTGGCGTCCTCGAACAGCCCCGCTCGCAGCGGCTTGCCGGCGGTGGCCTCGCGGTAGGCCTCGACGGCCTCCCGCGCAGCCTGGTCGAGCACCGCCGGCACGTGCACCTGCACGGTGGCGAGCAGGTCGCCGCGGGTGCCGTCGGCCTTGGTGGCGCCGCGCCCCCGCACCCGGAAGGTCCGCCCGTTGGGGGTGCCGGCCGGGATGCGCAACGTGACCGGGGCGCCGTTGAGGGTGGGGACCTTGATCTCGGCGCCCAGGGCGACCTCGTCGAACGAGACGGGTACGTCGAGGGTCAGGTTGTCGCCGGACCGCGCGAACACGCGGTGGGGCGAGACCTTGACCACGACGAACAGGTCGCCGGCCGGGCCGCCGTTGTCGCCGGCCTGGCCCTTGCCTCGCAGCCGGATGCGCTGGCCGTCCTTGACGCCCGCGGGGATGCGGGCCTGGATGGTGCGTGCGGAGGTGCCGCGCCCGCTGCCGTGGCAGGTCGGGCACTTGTCGTCGTAGACGAGCTGGCGGCCGCCGCAGCCGGGGCAGGTCTCGTTGATCGAGAACGCCCCGCCGACCCCGGCGACGACGTAGCCGGCGCCGTCGCACTCGGGACAGATGTGCGGCTTGGTGCCGGGCTTGCCGCCGGTGCCGGAGCAGGTCGGGCACGGCGCGTCGGACGAGAGCCGCAGCGAGATGGTGACGCCCTCGAGGGCATCGACGAACGAGATCGTCGCGCTGGTCTCGACGTCGCCGCCCTTGGCGGGCCGCCGCGGCTGCTGGGTACGCCGGGCGCCCGCGCCGCCGAAGAGGTCGCCGAACATGTCGCCGAGCCCACCGCTGCCGCCGGCCCCGCGGGCCCGGTCGCCGAACAGGTCGTTGAACCCGCCGCCACCGCCCCCGCCGAAGCCGGAGGGCGCGCCGGAGCCGTAGAGCCGGCGCATCTCGTCGTACTTGGCCCGCTTGGCGGTGTCGCCGACGACGTCGTAGGCCTCGGCGACCGCCTTGAACTTCTCGAGGCGCTCGTCGTCACCGGGGTGGGTGTCGGGATGGTTGTCGCGCGCCAGCCGCTTGTAGGCCTTCTTGACGTCGGCCGCGGGGGCGTCCTTGCCCACGCCGAGCACGGCGTAGAAGTCCTTCTGGGCCCACTCGGGCTTGAAGCCGTCGTTGTCAGCCATCCCTCCTCCTCTCCTGGGTCTGCTGCTACTCGGGGTCGACGACGAGGACCTGCGCGGCGCGCACGACCCGGTCGCCGATCTTGTAGCCGGCCTTGGCGATCACCTTGACCGTGGTCACCGTGACCTCGGGGTCGGGCCCGAGGTGGCTCAGGGCCTCGTGGACCGTCGGGTCGAACGCGTCGCCCGCCGCGCCGAACTTGACCAGGCCGGCCGTCGCGACGACCCGCTCGAGCTGGTCGGCGACCGACTTGAACCCGGGGTCGAGCTCTCCGTGCTCCTTGGCGCGGTCGATGTTGTCGAGCACCTCGGTGATCGGGGCGAGCGCGGTGAACTTCGCGTTCTGGACCACGAGCTCGCGGTCGCGCTCG
The Nocardioides plantarum genome window above contains:
- a CDS encoding GNAT family N-acetyltransferase, which produces MSLTTPTLTTDRLRLRPFEDTDADALFALQSNAVVLRYWDSPPWTDSARTDRFLATSRQLAVDGSGARLVVERGADGAFLGWCGISGWNPAFRSASLTYCLTEAAWGHGYATEAARALLTWAYATLDLNRVQAEADTRNVPSARVLEKLGFVLEGTLREDCVVDGVVSDSWVYGLLEREWRRSRPTPPAPLGAR
- a CDS encoding heat shock protein transcriptional repressor HspR, which codes for MNNPTTPPPDAPIYVISVAAQLTGLHPQTLRTYERMGLITPGRTGGGGRRYSHHDLELLRSIAELTSSGIGIEGVRRILELEHQVLALRARNDELQHELAATRDALRQAMTARAAEGPPSRLPALRDPTASQALVVWRRGR
- a CDS encoding dihydrofolate reductase family protein — encoded protein: MTATYTFDIFSSIDGFASYDAPGDWGGYWGKQGPELLAHRLAAYDGEQRMVFGAHTYRAFARMLAASSEGDDVRDPWVDRMRSLPTYVVSSTLADPLDWPDATVVSGDPVETVARLKAESDVPLRSHGSLTLNRALLAAGLVDRVQLTLFPVISGQTGAEPIFAGAGDFDLELLESHALDSDTLELVYRPSLRTWDTP
- a CDS encoding DUF6020 family protein, producing the protein MLAGAVRSLRAWVPSAVAWVVVVVLAVATTAGLAARYLADDGSPYPLLTREVGDHPVLAALFLVLSLAAYAVVFLGLRTLLSRDRSEPGTDPAPGVPARLARLVGLVEWTYARWWRVSLVLAVLWLPWFLSSFPGQPSPDPSNMFTEFVSRRSDFAGSSPFADGSGTIPYVDYPTSSYLVTDGDSLWSNHHPFFLMLAYGSVSSASIAVFDSLVPALLVMSAASALLTLVAFGRALAILGTLVPGWRPRTAALAVLALSPLIALWSLAEHKNQLFCAAFVWWLALLARLLHSDGAVRALGRRWYVETFVVSLLMAVTVQFGWILLVAQAVVMAFRRRERVAVLVAVGLPAVLVHGAIMALTSAGALIPSDPIETKGVQLQVLALMLNEHPDALTADQREDLSRIFDLDAFVASFDPSTSDPLKSTGPLSRKTSSFRYETVQPEDWDTFDAIVLDVASRYPGAFVDGLFLKSYRYLDPFDEGTDWYPPWSPAYDRTIDGHRVAPLEVNQTARAWTRDRAFDCYQVSACRPVLSHGVRTIVVVLLLVAAIAARRRFAWLWALPFALQLAIAGVSPLSAGGRYVLAFTYGLAIVLLLLAVEDRPSPEPALEPNTQR
- a CDS encoding glutamine synthetase beta-grasp domain-containing protein; protein product: MATDVLEPHPLVRLLDKPAHTFTVDDLVRAVEELGLEQVNLRYVGGDGRLKTIAFPITSREHLVGVLARGERVDGSSIFPGAATEASDVYIVPRHRTAFLNPFGERRSLDVLCSFYDQDGQPLSYAREQVVRRAADALVRETGLVLEAFGELEYYLVGEPDRVFPVEEERGYQESAPFSKGQRVREQVLGHLSSMGVRLKYAHGEVGNILEEHRQLVQHEIELWPVPVEQAADALVLAKWVVREVAASHGLEVTFAPSVSPDGAGSGLHVHSRLVRDDASAIVDDGLNDTGRRLIAGYLTHAKALTAFGNTVPTSYLRFTDGDESPEGISWGETDRTGLVRVPLAWTGDVLPDMIAHANPGTPESDVPSHEPAVHPQTIELRLGDGSADVHLLLAGMAVAARVGLADPDALEKAERLGTDAHRRFEQLPTSCEESADELEKQRKVFEADGVFPASLVDQVLEELRAAGGAKLMKKVAKDEEARSDLVRRYWHVG
- the dnaJ gene encoding molecular chaperone DnaJ: MADNDGFKPEWAQKDFYAVLGVGKDAPAADVKKAYKRLARDNHPDTHPGDDERLEKFKAVAEAYDVVGDTAKRAKYDEMRRLYGSGAPSGFGGGGGGGFNDLFGDRARGAGGSGGLGDMFGDLFGGAGARRTQQPRRPAKGGDVETSATISFVDALEGVTISLRLSSDAPCPTCSGTGGKPGTKPHICPECDGAGYVVAGVGGAFSINETCPGCGGRQLVYDDKCPTCHGSGRGTSARTIQARIPAGVKDGQRIRLRGKGQAGDNGGPAGDLFVVVKVSPHRVFARSGDNLTLDVPVSFDEVALGAEIKVPTLNGAPVTLRIPAGTPNGRTFRVRGRGATKADGTRGDLLATVQVHVPAVLDQAAREAVEAYREATAGKPLRAGLFEDAR
- a CDS encoding glycosyltransferase, which translates into the protein MTLDEFRVAVIVPCYNEELTIGTVVADLRAAVPHAEIYVYDNNSSDRTSQVAAEAGAIVRFESRKGKGNVVRRAFADIEADVYLMIDGDDTYDAAAAPRLIETLVSGPLDHVVGVRVDSNVDDGSYRPGHAMGNAAFNKVTTLMFGEQVSDMLSGYRAFSRRYVKSFPANSEEFEIETELTIHAANLRVPQAEVPIAFKDRPEGSESKLRTFRDGFKILGLLGHLLLHERPLLVMGYAGLLSAVVSLILGVPVILDFVDTGLVERFPTAFLASSLMVLAALLVGVGMVMNAVLRGTRETRRLFYLQLPAMSAERPATHARS
- a CDS encoding GtrA family protein is translated as MALLDNSAHRYLVVGLANTALDLLLFSLMAVVLDVPAVPANVISTVAVMTVSFFVNRAWVFRAESAGIKAAVGFVSVTLFSGLVLQSLVILGVIAAAHGVVPDLPDEVVKPGAKVVAMGVGMVSNFLGYRWVFGSSAGSGDGRSSTASSSSTIANP
- a CDS encoding HNH endonuclease signature motif containing protein — its product is MPAALADTAVTPALLLDEVRRARAAAEAAEARIMELAVEWAHAHPVLEGGEGWQITTATGVPYAEVDGTAMALDPADPASEDLVEWCGIPPVAWDAPAAFAAANKMSTASGKRLIRDALILHHRLPRTWARVTGGEVPAWRARRVADAVLAAPADVVAYVDDQIAPVVGTIGTVTLDHVVDQAMMLLHAEAREADQACATESHEVRFHSDAQPDGTAELFARGDWKDLHDLHQTLTHVAAALKAAGDDTDLDVRRARALGVLADPAQALALLNGAEAPTPSKQAVLFLHLTDLGLLGLDPVALNDTTRHAMLAQQVRDWLARTDTHVVVKPVLDLAEDLHTESYAIPTRLREQTQLLHPTCVFPWCTRPSRRCDCDHIDAWSTEPGQGGATCSHNLAPLCRHHHRLKTHTAWTYRRLDTRLFLWTDPHGFHYLRDHAGTSVVDRQREATAPSALPAAQPEPD